Genomic window (Helianthus annuus cultivar XRQ/B chromosome 3, HanXRQr2.0-SUNRISE, whole genome shotgun sequence):
ATAAGGGACCAAAGTGGGAAAACTTGGAAGTTTAATTAGTAAAAGAAAaactaaaacaaaacacacacaccaagtgtgtgttCTGGAACGAGCATCAGGAGACAAAAAGAGGGGGAAACCCTAACTCAACAAAATCTTCCAATTGAAGGATCAATCGAAGGAAAAATTCGGATCTGAATATAtataaacgatcaccaagtcaaggggatcataaggtacgTCGAAATTTATATTTTGGTGATATTTTGAAATTTTGATTATCATCCATGAACAAAATTCTTGTATGAGTTATGAATGTTATGATGAAATTGAGTTGTCTATGATTCTAGGAACGAACCCTAGATGTAAACTTGTTGGTTTAGTGCCATAAATTAGTGTTTCAATTTGCTAATTATGTaggtgctaagtgggttttatgacaatatgatgaacacttgaattagaGTGTTAAATTGATAAATATTGATGTTATGATACAAGTTCTAgatgtagttcatgaacactagacatagaggttTGATTTTGTTGTTAATCgtggtaaaaaaaaataactagatatgaactagtttgtaaatgtgtaaaattttgcccattaggtgtttgttaaaatgcctaaatgaaagctGAAATGTTGAAATTTCAAGTGAATTGCGCATTTGAATGATATGGAAAATTATGCGTAATAGAAGCGATAAAGGTTCTAAACATCATGTTGATTTAGACAaattgtgtaaatcatgtgatcaaaagtagttaacttttgataagttGAACTAACaaatgatgaagtcgaatagtagttttcTGTTTTTCATCGGTTTCATCAAACTGGTCCACCCTGAATGCCACTACACATGGTCAGATCCCACCCGACCCGATTGCGGTTAGCAAAAGGGATATGTATAAGATTGCTAGTTGACCATTATCAGCTTCTTGGCGTAGTTGTCCATTTTGGCATGGTGGTGGTCTTAACTTTGGTAGTATTGCTGATAGTGTTAGTGATACCATACCAATTTGATAAATTATGGAAGCAACTGTGATGGTCCAAAATCGTCCTTCAAAAGAATTGGCTATAAAGGCCCCGAGCATAGGTGTCAAACTTGTGGTGCCACCGAAGTTGGTGAGCGTGTTAGCGGCTTCGGTCATCGGCATATGAAGTTGTTGTGTCAAGTAACTGATCATATTTGTCTGAAAGCCTACCACAGCCAGCTTCTGACACACCTCATTTGCACAAAACCCATTTATATCTTCAATGGCCGATTGGCAAACCTGAAACCTCTGGATCCCCCATCATCATCCCTTATGATCACAGCACTGATAATGCCGATAAGGTGTAGATTAGtaggaggtcatgggttcaatccccATGGTGTGCAAgtttagccattcaaaaaaaaaaaagaatagtagttttgacatagaaaatacgtaaggtggaatagtcgagATTGTTAAAGACTAATCGAACCACCTTGTAAATGAAgacaatagtttgacgcttaacgaGCTAGGTGGCGGCTTGGGAAAAGAAGCGAGTCAAACGGATTGAatacttgtaacaccccaaaacccgaatgtttatatttgtcgtatgttcctataggacatatcatgaaataaataactaggctatttaacctagttaaatggGTAGTCAAAACTATTAAATGACGAAAGTTTGTGCCAATTATGTTTAAGTGGCAAACACGAGGGGCTAAATTGTAACATGGGAAACTAAGGTTTTATAAAACAAAGAATtaatcgcacaacacacacataaTATGTGTGTGTGCGTGGAGTGTTCTGGAGAAAAACAAGGGGTTCAAACCCTAGATCTTCAAGAAGCTTCAAACTAAAGGGTGAAtcgaagctcaaattcacaaccgaacatgaattaatgatcaccttagcaaggggatcataaggtatgttttaaAACTAAGCTTGGTGATCTtttatgaagtgggttatgttttaATCcgtgaatttgtatgaaattgagcatgagtatgtgttagaatcatcatatagaacatagattatgcatggtttgggttaatttgatgtttagaggtgAAACCCATTTGTTTTGGTAAGGATGATGACTTGAATGATCACCCAAGTCTAATCcttgttcaaatcttgttgtgtTATGTTGTATGTAATGCGTTCTTTTTAGGTAGATTGAACGTGATatgaatttgttgatgtttttgtgttaattgatgaaggaaagcatgaagtaggaagtaaagcatgaaacacttgtacattatgcataaattgtggcatgtacaccaagtgtttgatgaaatgcctaggtgagattaatagatgaaatggtatgcaagtaatggatgaaatcgtataatatggggatatgatgtatttgatgataaataaacatgagaaatctatttttagatggaattcatgtaggatttggttggccatgttatttggtaaaagtatatgcattagaatattgtactctatgttagagtggtatgatgtttactacatgtttgaataattgcttaatcaaaattgataagtaaaagtacactaaatgtgaagcatatgagatcattagaacaggatgaagttagaatgatgttgggttgttaagcataggtcatggtgttagttgtagaattatgttactagaatgaacggaattaaatatgtttggtatgtgcatataactagatgatcatgtggttgtatgcttattacatcgtgagtatgaaatgtatatagtgtcattaGTATAGTCTACTATAATGACATGGATGTATGTggttaagtcgaaagttcatatgataaattgttgcctttttgaaagtcaactgtgcataagtagcaatgtagacttttgtcacaattgtaatattatagaaagtcatatgatgcgtgttatatccatatgtgttatatgtgatgacatgatgaattatatgagtttgaaagattgacttgtggaaatatgccttatgcttgttcgaattgactaatgaaagtcaaatgtgaaacatgaatttgatatgattgttaatatgtacaatcatgtatgctaacaagaatgtgaatgcgatgacatgaaagtatagggatcatgtcaagatggatggaagcatggaaggttaacgggtcaaaaggaggcgaggaaacggatgcgaatacgaacacttaaggtaagtgatttctgaaatcacttcttatttataaatgaagtttAGTATGTGGTATATAGGGAAACCAAGTAAGAATTTACAGGTAAGGGTaagtaccaaggtaagttcatatgaacttcgtctatccttaatgtaaattaagatgatagtttcatcatgttaatggaatgtgcatgatgttgctgaatgttcattgtgttaatggaatgtgcattatgttgctgaatgttcattgtgttaatggaatgtgcataaTGTTGccgaatgttcatcgtgttaagagaatgtgcattttgttgctgaatgttcaccgtgttaatagaatgttcattatgttgctgaatgttcatcgtgttaatagagtgttcattatgttgctgaatgttcaccgtgttaatagaatgttcattatgttgctgaatgttcatcgtgttaagggaatgttcattatgttgctgaatattcaccgtgttaatggaatgttcattatgttgctgaatgttcatcgtgttaatagaatgttcattatgttgctgaatgttcatcgtgttaatagaatgttcattatgttgctgaatgttcaccgtgttaatggaatgttcattatgttgctgaatgttcaccgtgttaatggaatgttcattatgttgctgaatgttcaccgtgtaaatggaatgttcattatgttgctgaatgttcatcgtgttaatagaatgttcattatgttgctgaatgttcatcgttttaatagaatgttcattatgttgttgaatgttcaccgtgttaatggaatgttcgttatgttgctgaatgttcatcgtgttaatagaatgttcattatgttgctgaatgttcatcgtgttaatagaatgttcattatgttgctgaatgttcaccgtgttaatggaatgttcatcatgtttgttggaagttagtcggttatgtttgtttgtaattgCATTGATTTATGTTGATATGTTTATAGATAAGTACGTATGTGAAGACGtaatcatgtatgtatgtaagtagatgcgtatgtatgcaagtaaaggtatgtatgtatgtacgtagttatgtatgtattgtatgcgtggtttcaatacatttaagtattgaccttattaacagtgtgcctcgagaatgaaatgtaatgcaggtacattattggaGTTTCGCCAAGGATTAGACACCCGGATGGAATGATTAAATCTATAAAGATAACGGGATGGGAAGTATATGTGGATAGAACGTAACGAGACTACATGATTGAAAATcttgtttgtatataatgtatgctaatgttgcgaatgtatgtggtgggtgcaggttgtacgaatcacagattatcatcacgaggagtagcgatcaaagaccgagtcacaagatagattgtacagGAATGCTTGAGTATGTAATTTGATAAACATAAGTTatgcttttattttattaaatgagtacgaaggatgcatatattgtaaaagagttattttaaaatgaactttcaagtaagtcaaaaagtttataatgaaagaaattttatggtacgtatttccgctgcgtcttttcagttaaagcgtgttagggtcttacaagttggtatcagagccctggtttgagggaaatcaagtatgaggaggtaaatacttgaactcaaacctgtgtgctcttgtgacaaggaacccgtacaatccgagACTCGATCAAGATATAAGGGTAGAAGCAAAGGTAAGTATGTACTTAAGTATGCATTTGAAGaaaactaacagtatgttatgtgtaaggtaagcatgattgcttggaaaggatgatccgtgaatgcggtctaggaccgacGTCAAGGCATGTAATAAGAGTGACCCCAGGTGCATAAATTTAACATGTGGGCGCACGTAATGGTATGATCTagcaagtgaaagaaaatttTGAATGAAATATAATAATGGAATGGTAATGAAGAGTTGAAAACGTTTCACGTGCCGAAACTTatttcttcggacataaggtggcgattacacgaagacacgaaactagtatgtggattgtgtacctggccagtacaccaGAAACATATGAcattcgtgagaccgtgataattgttacaggtatgtcagTTAGAATTAGGAagtaggtggacgtgagggtgaagagaaatgtaagactttcaggaatgaaagtatgaatgatatgttagaatccgcaagacggattcgaaacatgaaaggaatgaaagtatgaatgatatgttagaatccgtgagacggattcgaaacatgaaaggaatgaaagcatgaatgatatgttagaatccgcgagacggattcgaaaccaAGAAGTAAtaaaagtatgaatgatatgttagaaaccGCGCGACGGGTTCGAAACATGATGAATGATAAGAATGAAAAGATTCGAATGTGTAAGCAATTACACACTAAGCAAGTAAATATAAAGTAACTGAATGAAAGAATGATCATACTTGGCACGCAAACCTAAATTTTAAAACGAAAGGAAGAAGTTTCGAACaagttatgtgttaaatgtgttagaAATCGACTCTTAGGAGTCATAATAAATGACGGGCCACGACCCGGACAATAATTTAAGTATGAATGAGAAGGGTGAGTTTTGTTAAGAATACCAAAATGATGTAATGGATGTCCTTGTAGGTAAACTTGAAGGGAAAGACGTACGAATGTGTACCTCTTTACATTTACGGTAAGTAAGAAATGTCGGTTTGATCTTGAAAAGTCAAACTACAAAGGTCGACAAAATAAGTAACCAAAATAAAAGAATTGCATGTAAGGAATGAAGTGTGGAAAATGTTATAGCATGTACGTAGGAAATTGTAAAAGAATTATAGGTGAGTAATCACCTTGTataatgaatgtttgaatgaaaaGTGCTAACCGCTAATTTTGTAGATGCCAATGGTAGAACTCtcaatgtgatgaaaccaaacGAATTGGTGAATGAATGTGCACGAGTAAAAGCTCAGTACAAGGATGAATGAAAGCTGGCCTGGTACGGTTAGTACACGCGAAGGAGCGGATCGATCTGGTTTACAGATCGCAGAAGCATGAAATGAAATCAAAGTAAGTATAAAGTTTTAACTCATACCGGATAGATATGGATTAGTAAATTTAAAAGCGA
Coding sequences:
- the LOC110931870 gene encoding protein NRT1/ PTR FAMILY 3.1-like; protein product: MISYLTQQLHMPMTEAANTLTNFGGTTSLTPMLGAFIANSFEGRFWTITVASIIYQIGMVSLTLSAILPKLRPPPCQNGQLRQEADNGQLAILYISLLLTAIGSGGI